The sequence AAGTCCTATTTATGGTCACAGTAGCAAAGGTAGATTTAGTATAGGTCAAGGTCCGAGTTCccttcaattttatgtttttttataattatatatatatatatataattatcttTTAACCCTTTTTAGATCCAAGTTCAAGTCTCatttattacatttatttttactaaattatataaaacttttCGTCAACAAAATTTCTTGATCTGTCATTGCACatgaatataaatttaaaaaacgtataaaaaaatattagtcatataatttttgaaattaaaaaaatatctaacaaattaaaaattaaacttataaatattactttcACCTACAAGTTTCTTCCATAGttacctatttttttttatcaatgatttaaaaatcaatccaaaattggaaaactaaataaaagtagaccatgtttggtaactattttattttttgtttttgtttttaaaaattaagttatagAACTACTTCTACCTTTAAATTTATTACCTTGTCATCGAAACTAAGTTTTGGAAATTAAAACAAGTAGTTTTTCAAAAGTTatgtttgtttttggaatttagctaagaattcaactattttacttaaaaaatatgcaaatcaaCGTAAGAAATAAGGAAgacatagacttaattttaaaaaataaaaaataaaaaataaaatggttaccaaatgagattatggattttaaaaacttgttttattttttgaatttggttaataattcaaccattgttCTTGATAAAAATGCATATCATCGtaagaaatgagaagaaaaatggtttaatttaaaaaaaaataaaaaacaaaatgattaccaaatagggacttaattttttgtttaattaatgtatgacatattctacctcttacaaaaaaaaaaaaaaaagatttattagatataaaatttagtTTGGCATATAAAAAGATcgtaaactttaaattttatgtctatattaaaaaaatcaaataggtCAATAATTCATCAATTCATtagacacaaatttaaaaattatttattagaaaatgaaatttttaagggaaaaaaaacaaattttaattctaaatttgttCAATCATATCAATTTGGATCATAAACTTTTACCATAAACTTACACAAGGTTAACTTACACTAGGTTAATAGGTTTAATTATTACCCAATTTATGCTATTTCACTTACTAATtttaacaaacaaataaataaataaaaatcttcGTAAAACaactaatttcaataaaattttgcaATAACACAAAATTTGACCCATGCATAATTAACCATAATTCTCAAAACCCAtaaatcccaaaaaaaaaaaaaaaaaaaaaagcttaacgtctgtttttctctaaaataaatTATCACTTTATTAATTTCACGtgtttttttataattcattaaacGAATGAGAGCTGACTTTCATAACAACACTTTGATCAATAACATGTGGAAGGGctaaaatcataataaattactattttaaatttttaatacatgtagtttgtttttctttccattttaatatacaaaatctcaatcaaatattaaactttgtccctaaaaaatattattatttttatcgaAGTTGattaacaattataataatttctacaaaatttacatgaaatttctcatagataataattttatttaaaaaatcaacaacaaattaagactaaatttaaaatctattgAAAGTAGAttcattaaaattttgtatatttaaaaatatatagattaaaattaaatatttcaaagaggtctttttaaaaataaaaaatatctaaaaatattcactttataacaaaaatttctaaaaatacaaagcgtttttaaaacttttactataaagtataaatatttttgagatttttctatcGATaagaattttcttatttttctcttaaatacatagattaaaatagaataattaaTAAAGTATATAGGTTAAAATAGTAATTATAGTTTTTTGGGAAGGTCATAAAGTGAAAAATTCTTTAAACACTCTGTAAAATCAAGACAAAAtagatacaaatttaaaaaattccaacTTCGAAGCGTAAGCTTTGaaccttttcttttgtttagaaACTGaagtcaaaatattgatgaCATCAGCTAGTGCTTACGTGGCAAATTTCTATTAGCAACCAGGAGGTGACATATATACTATCGAGTACAGAGTATCGAAACTCCAAGTAGTCCGCTGCCCTAAATTCGAAACCTCTTCGTTGTGGTATCTCGTCCTCGCTTTTCCCTCGGTTTCTGCTTGTTAACGGATCGCCGTACTATGGGAAGCTCCTCAAACGGCGTCGTGGGGGACCGGAGCGCCGGCAGCAATGGCGGCTTGCAGGTCGATAAGGGCGTCGATTTTGCTCAGTATTTCTGCACCTACGCCTTTCTCTATCACCAGAAGGAAATGCTCTGTGACCGAGTTCGCATGGACGCTTACTTCAATGCCATCTTTAAGAACAAGCATCACTTTGAAGGAAAGGTTcgtctcttttcttttcctatttctACTGCTGGAACAATGGGACCCCTAGAAAGAATCGATTCTTCAGTTGCTTTACGTTGCTTAACTTCAGCTAATTCTGTTCTCATtgattttacttatttttcttgGAGCAGACCGTATTAGATGTGGGAACCGGGAGTGGGATCCTAGCTATTTGGTCAGCACAAGCGGGTGCAAGGAAGGTATACGCAGTGGAAGCAACTAAGATGTCGGAACATGCCCGTACACTCATTAAAGCTAACAACCTTCAGGACGTAATTGATGTAATCGAGGGTTCTATGGAGGATGTTGTCCTTCCAGAGAAAGGTTAGCAACATCGTTTTTTTCCCTcctttttctaaaaaacgaaAATGCGTTGGATAAAACTTGATACTTTTTGTTCTCTTCAGTGAAACATAGTAAAAATGAAGTATGCTGATGTGCGTTTGAAGCTTTTATTATCAAGTGTACTAATCTAGTAATCTTTGAGCAACAAAGTACTGTACTTTGGTTTGTGTCTAACTTCGGTTATTCTTTGATTATCAGTTGATGTCATTATCTCTGAGTGGATGGGATATTTTCTCTTGCGGGAATCTATGTTCGACTCTGTGATTTATGCACGTGACCACTGGTTGAAGCCATCCGGGGTGATGTAAGTGATGGAAATATGATGATTTTATTTCCTATagtaatttgtaattatttccCCCCCTCGATATccttttgttttgttgttttttttttgtttgttcatcaaggaagattttttttttgttggttaaAATAATCATCTTCTTCCCATTATTCTCAGCCAGTAGAATTTATAAATCCatgcaaaaatttgaaaagttgttGTTCTTGCTATTAGAGATGGATATTGGTTCCCCCCTGTTGGTTTTGGTGGAAGATAACTGTAGTGATGTGTAGGCAAGTTTAAACCAATGGATGCTTTCTGAAACTTTTTGATGAATATCGTTACTAGAAAaatttgcatggtttttttgGTGTCACGCAGTTCATAACCTATAGGAATGTGCTTAGCCAGCTGAGTGGCCCTTTCCATTCTGGGCATACATGCTGGGAGATTATATGAAGCCTGGTAACACGGTTTATTATTTATTGCTCATTGATGATGGATCAAGATAGCAGCACATTCCTGACTAGTTTAGATGAATTGATGGTAAAATTACATAGTTGCATGCATTGATTCATATGTATCGATAGATTGGATGAGCTGTTTctgtgattaaaaaaaaaaaaaattgactttgGGAATTACAGGATTTGTCTGTCATACTGTACAAACCATCTAAATTAAAGATTGGTCTATCCAGGTATCCTAGTCATGCACGCATGTGGGTGGCACCAATTAGGTCTAAATTGGGAGATCAAAAAATGAATGATTATGAAGGAGCTATGGATGATTGGTATAATTTTGTTGCCGATACCAAAATGGATTATGGAGTTGACATGTCTGTTTTAACGAAACCATTCTCTGAAGAGCAAAGAAAATACTATCTTCAGGTGAGTCTTGgatttggttttgttttgttttttgttttgttttttttttgccttaCACTTTTCTAATTGCTAGGATTCATTTTGTCTCTTAGACAAATAGGTCTGTTGATATTAAACTATGTTTCATAATCAAGCTCGTCTAGATTTACAGGACAAGAAATTTTACATAGGTTAGTAAAATGTATCATCGACAGATCCTCATTGTTTTTCCAACAGTACTtctgtttattttcattttcatgtgCCAAGAGAATGTGCAATTTATCTTTTAATGGTTATCAACAAGTTCCTTGGGTGCATTTATctattattttgaattgtggCTTCTTTGTATGTTGGCAAGATGTTCCTATGCCCCTGTTTGAATTTCTTGAGAACCTTCTCTCACATTAAGTGTATCTGTGTCACCTTCCAGGCAAGCTGCTTTGATTTCCCAGTAGTTTGCGTCTATCGGTGCCTAcaatttcttctattttctctccTATTTGAATGTTAATGGGCTATCCCTCGATCACATACGTTAATTACTTTGATAGATTTGGGATTTGCTTTCGTAACTCTTTAACAAATTGTGTTATTCATATTTATAGACGTCGTTGTGGAACAACCTTCATCCACAACAAGTTATTGGGACAGCAGCCATCATAAAGGATATTGATTGTTTGACTGCTACTGTTGATGACATTCTTGAAGTCAAATCAAGCTTTTTGTCATCAATCAACTCAGAGAACACGCGGTTTTGTGGATATGGTGGATGGTTTGATGTCCATTTTCGAGTAAGTTGAACTTCCATTTCCCttttgaaacataaaattttGGCTTGCTCGAGGCTTTTACTATTGTTTGTATAACTTTTTGAATTTGGGTGTACTAGGGAAGAAACGAGGATCCAGCTCAATTGGAGATTGAGCTGACAACTGCTCCCAGCGTTGGTAATGGTACACACTGGGGTCAACAGGTCTGTATAAAAAATCAACGAATTTGTAGTATTGAATCCTTGCCTTGGGCCATTATCTTTTTATAATTTACGCTGCCTATGGCAAATTCTCTGTAAACCAGTACTTTATTTATCCACCATTGATTGATTGCTTTTTTGATTGCACCAAGAAATTTTGTTATTCCACTTTTATGTTTTCTTCACTGTGCAGGTCTTCCTCTTGCATCCTCCCATTTGGGTCAGTGAAGGAGATGAATTGAAGGTTTCCTTCTTTATGAAGCGCTCTAAAGAAAATCATCGGCTAATGGAGGTTGAGTTTGGCTGTGAAATCAACCAACCTTCTGGCAAGCTGCATCAACAACCATTCACAAATAAGTTCTACATCGAGTGAAGATGGAAATAGTTACAGCAACTGGAAGAATATATATACACGTAGTAGATGAGGTATGTACACAAACTATTTTCTTGTGGTAAATACATGGGTCGGTATAAGCCATTTGTGATTTGATCAATTTTCTGATTCCATTTGACCTAACAATGCTTTCGGATAAATTATAAACCTGCTTTTCTGTAAATTGTGCGTGGTGTCAATTTAACCAGGTTTTGACTAGCATTTGGACttcatttttttagtacatttTCGGGTTCCATTTTTGTGGTTTAGAAGGCTAAAATTGGTGTAGACTCAAATCTGGCAGAAAATCTTGAAGTAGAGTATCATTGATTTTTGAGAAATGTAGTCAATGATCCCTTCAAATAGACCTAAAGGGAAAGAGTTTGTTTTACACCTAGCTACCTAACTAATTCTAATCTTAAAACCCCTTTAAATAGACCCAAAGGGGAAGGGTGTTTTCACAcctaaactaaaaagaaaacaaattaataTTGCAAATTAATACAAATGGAAATTACAGAATATTTCCAAATTGTCCGAAATGCCCCTACATCAATTCGACCCCCTGAGAATTAAACTCGTCCTCTAGTTTAAGATGAAAGTTGAAACTCATTAGGTGCGTAGCAGGGAAAAATATCAGCAACGTGGAATGTGTTGCTAATGTTCATAGATGTAGGTAGATCTATTTGGAAGgcattttctccaaatttttcTAGTATTGTGAATGGGCTGAACTTTTTGTTGGTTAATTTGGAAAAACTTCCAGTTGGTAGTCTTGATTTTTTGATGTACACCATGACTAGATCTCCAGGTTGAAAAGTTTGTTTCCTTCAGTGAATATTAGCTTTGTCCTTATATCTTGTATTGGCAGTTGTTAGGTTCTTCAAAACTTCTTTATGTATCTTTTGAATTCTTTCCATTATGTAATCTATCTCTAGGTTGCTCCTCGACTGTGGATGGTATTGGCCAATTCTTTATAGCTTCAACCTTGAAAGGATCGGCTtgaaatccttttgagctaatGAGAAAACCatggaaataatttttttagttaagAAAAAGCACATTTCTTTAGATTAATGACTAATTGATGAGTGTCAAGAGTATAGAAGACATCTTGTAAGTGTGATAAGTGATCCTCTGAGCTCTTGTTGTAAATTAAGATGTCGTGAAAGTAAATAACTAGAAACTTATTTAAGAATGGTAGGAATATTTGATTCATGAGTCTCATGAATGTGTTAGGTGCGTTTGATAACCCAAATGGCATAACTAACCATTCAAAGAGGCCTTCGTTGGTTTTGAATGCAGTTTTTCATTCACCCCAGGCTTAATTCGAATTTGGTGATAGCCACTATGGAGATCTATTTTGATAAAGATTTGAGCACCTGCTAATTGGTCTAGGAGATCACCTATTATGTGGAGGGGAAATCTGTATTTGATAGTGATTTTATTTATAGCTCGACTATCAATACATAGGCTCCAACTACCATCCTTTTTTGGGGCTAATAGAGAGGGACAGCACAGGAGCTTAGGCTAGGTTAGATATGTTGTTTTTTGAGGAGGTCTTCGATAATTTCATGACGTGCTTTGTACTCGAATGGGTTCATTTTGTAATGGGGAAGATGTGGAAGTGAGGCACCGGGTATAAAATCAATGATGTGTTGAATGTCCCTTAATGGAGGTAAGCCCTTTGAAATTTTGATGAGGTTTGGAAAATTGGTAAGGAGATTTTCAACCCGGCAGCCTATAGGATTTGGTAAAAGGGGGGCAATGGAGAGGTCTTTAACCATTAAGGCTAAAGTAAAATGGGTGCTATTTCTAGAGGCTTTTTTGTGGACAAAATGGAAAATAGGCTGCCCTCTTCCTAAAGTGGAAGAGGAGGTTGTTGTAAGATCTTGGAGGGGTAATAGAATAACCTTCTTGCCTAACCAATCAAACTCATATGTATTTTTgattaaaagagagagaaatgggAAAAAAGGTACGCATAGGTTTATGTGGAAAACCGtagaacagggagaaaaaaccacgatatagagATTTCTTATTAGAATTGATAGAAATGATATAAGGAGGCTACACATATAAATAGAAAAGTAGAGAACCCTAAGGTAttgtaaaaagacaaaaataccCCTAGGGTAAAAAACCCCTACTTCCAACAATTTTCATGGCATATGTGGATGGCCTTTATGTCGTATTGCCATGGTTGGCCAAGAACTAGATGACAAGCATCCATTTCTATAACATCACATATGATTTGATCTTTGTAGTGGGCACCAATGGACAAAGCCATTGTGCATATTTCATTAATCACTCTTTCACCGCATCTTTTAATCCATCCAACCTAATATGAATGTGGATGTGGATCAATCTTAAGTTGCAAAGCATGAACTAGCTCTTTTGAAACCATGTTCTCACTGCTGCCATTATCGACGAAAACTGTGCACACTTTACCTCGTATGGTGCACTTTGTTCGAAATAATGAGTGTCTTTGAGGGTTGCTCGGGGTTGTTGAGGTTAGAAGTATTCTTTGGATAACACAAGAGAGTTCATCTCCAACATTCGGGTTTGTTCGAGCTAcgacatcctcttcttcttctagcTCATATTCTTCCTCCGAATGTATTTCTTGGATTGTCAGGCTTCTTTTTGGACAGTCATTTGATAGTTGTCCCATTTGTCCACACCTAAAACATTTATCAAGCTTAGGTCTGTTATAGGGATTGGAATTCTTATTTGGAAGATTAGAAATACTCCTCTTTGCATCCCTGTCTTGTTGTGGAAGGTTGTCATTTGCTTTGCTTGAAGGAAAGTTTGTTGTGACGGGACTTGTGTTTGAATGCAAGGTTGGTTTTTTTGACCACCATTTGTTTGGAATTCTTCTGTATACTCTTCAATGCTTCTTGACCCATGTTTGCAATGTTGGAATTGGCTGTACAACAATCTTTCATAGTTAAGTGGAAGGAATCTCTTCTTCATGAGTTTAAGCATTTTTGGCCAGCTTTGGATTGGAGGTTTTCCATACATTTTCCTACTTGCTTGTGCCCCACTTTTTAGTTTAAAGGACACAAGTTTTACCTTTTGATCATCGGGGTTGCCTATGTAGTAAAAAAAACTTTCTACTTCCTTCACCCAATCAAGAAAAACTTCAATATTCATTCATCCATTATAAATAGGGAGGTCAATCTTCATTTTGTATTCAGAATCTTGTCTCCTTTGCATTCCCCTATACTCAGGCCAATAGATTCCTCCTGGGGAAATCTTAGAGGTCTTGGTTGTTGTAGTTGAACCTCTGTCTATAAGGCTAGGCTGACCGACTGGCATGTTCTCCCTATTTTGTGTGTCATCTTCCGAGGAATTAGTATTAAACCCTAAAAGGCTCTGTGGCGTTAGTATGGGTTGTTGATGAGGCCTATGTTGTGGTCTCCTTTGGCCGATCCCTCTTAGTGGCATGAATCTTGGAAGGATTCTTGGATGTTCTTGAATTCTTGGAGGGCCGAAATTTTGAGAAACACAGTTTTGTCCACAGAAAGTTCTTTTTTGGTGGTTACCTCTGAATTTTTTGTGCAATTGAGGTCCCCTAGTCTCAGTTTGGTGTAGAACTGCTCTGCTTTCTTGACTTCTTGAATCTTGGCTTTGGCCTTGTTTGATTTGCTGTTTTCCTTTATAAGAGAGTTTAAGGTCTGCTGTATCTTGGCCATGGAAGTCTGCATCACATTGAAGTTGTTGATCAGGGTTCCTATGGCGTCTTCAACTTGGTTCACATGGTGGTCCATGGGTTGGGGATTGGATGCTTCCGCATCAATGGGAAGGGAAGAATCAATGTTTTTGCTGGAATTTTTCCAGTCATCAGGCCCAACTTCGTGGCTGCTCTAATACTGGTTTTGGTGTAGACTCAAATCTTGGAGAAAATCTTGAAGTATAGGCAATGATCCCTTTAAATAGACCCAAAAAGAAGGTTGTTTCACACCTAACTACCTAGCTAATTCTAATCCTAAAACCCCTTTAAATAGACCCAAAGGGGAAGGGTCTTTTCATACCTcaactaaaaagaaaacaaattaaaattgcaAATTAGTACAAATGGAAATTACAAAATATTCCCAAATTGCCTGAAATGCCCCTACATAAAAAATCTAAGAATGGATACAACACTGACACCGcgatatttcatttttttaaaaaaatctagaacaTGGACATGACAAAGACACGTTCATTAAAATTTACCTCATTTTCATATCAGAAGGTAGAAGGAAATTCAAAGACAATGAATTATGCATTTATTTGCTTAAAAAATTAGGTTGA comes from Benincasa hispida cultivar B227 chromosome 2, ASM972705v1, whole genome shotgun sequence and encodes:
- the LOC120071762 gene encoding protein arginine N-methyltransferase PRMT10 → MGSSSNGVVGDRSAGSNGGLQVDKGVDFAQYFCTYAFLYHQKEMLCDRVRMDAYFNAIFKNKHHFEGKTVLDVGTGSGILAIWSAQAGARKVYAVEATKMSEHARTLIKANNLQDVIDVIEGSMEDVVLPEKVDVIISEWMGYFLLRESMFDSVIYARDHWLKPSGVMYPSHARMWVAPIRSKLGDQKMNDYEGAMDDWYNFVADTKMDYGVDMSVLTKPFSEEQRKYYLQTSLWNNLHPQQVIGTAAIIKDIDCLTATVDDILEVKSSFLSSINSENTRFCGYGGWFDVHFRGRNEDPAQLEIELTTAPSVGNGTHWGQQVFLLHPPIWVSEGDELKVSFFMKRSKENHRLMEVEFGCEINQPSGKLHQQPFTNKFYIE